GTTGTAATATGTCCTTTTTTCTCCCTGTTTCTATACATTCTTTGATAATGTTCGAGTTCATATTGTTTAGATTTGATATATCGAATCTTAAATCGTTTTCGAGATATTCTCGTAATGCTTTAATAGATTGAATCCTAAGCATAGGGGTTGCTATAATCATATCGCACAATGCCTTTTCTGGTGTTGCAATCAAGAATGTGTATTTGCTTTCGACCGTTTGCTGCTTTATACCTATTGAGTAGTAGTTTTTATTGACAGTTATATATTCAAAGTTGCCTATAGAATTTTCAAATTTCTTAGAGCGATTTATGGTCATAGAACGAACGTTGTACACCTGTTCTGGTATTAGTCCGTAATAACTTAAGGCACTCTCCATAGAAACGTACGACGGGCCGTAAATATGATTTGATATCAATTCTACAGATAATAATTGTTTGCTTACATCAGGCGATACT
This genomic stretch from Dysgonomonadaceae bacterium PH5-43 harbors:
- a CDS encoding putative transcriptional regulator of viral defense system (product_source=COG5340; cath_funfam=3.40.50.20; cog=COG5340) produces the protein MDNLEQLSVIPIDYAVLRSLYSNYRFPQNKIANLEQEGKIIRLKRGLYVVSPDVSKQLLSVELISNHIYGPSYVSMESALSYYGLIPEQVYNVRSMTINRSKKFENSIGNFEYITVNKNYYSIGIKQQTVESKYTFLIATPEKALCDMIIATPMLRIQSIKALREYLENDLRFDISNLNNMNSNIIKECIETGRKKDILQLLLKLLQR